In Streptococcus dysgalactiae subsp. dysgalactiae, the following are encoded in one genomic region:
- a CDS encoding ECF transporter S component has translation MSKTHKMVMVAILSAISFVLMLFSFAIIPGADFLKIEFSVIPVLLGLVLMDLKSAYLILFLRSLLKLFLNNRGVNDFIGLPMNIIAIALFVTAFALVWNRKKMLSQYVFASLLGTGLLTFGMVVLNYIFAIPLYAKFANFDIGAYIGIAKYMVAMVIPFNLVEGLIFAIAFYFVYIASKSILERYQH, from the coding sequence ATGTCAAAGACACATAAAATGGTTATGGTTGCCATCCTTTCAGCCATCTCGTTTGTTCTGATGCTATTTAGCTTTGCCATCATTCCTGGCGCTGACTTCTTAAAAATAGAGTTTAGTGTCATACCAGTGTTACTTGGCTTGGTTTTAATGGATTTAAAGAGTGCTTACTTGATTTTGTTCTTGAGATCCTTGTTGAAACTCTTTTTGAACAATCGTGGGGTTAATGATTTTATTGGTCTCCCAATGAATATTATCGCCATCGCTTTATTTGTGACGGCTTTTGCCTTAGTTTGGAACCGTAAAAAAATGCTTAGTCAATATGTATTTGCTAGCTTACTAGGCACAGGTTTATTAACGTTTGGCATGGTTGTTCTCAATTATATTTTTGCGATTCCCCTCTATGCTAAATTTGCTAATTTTGATATTGGTGCCTATATTGGGATTGCTAAGTATATGGTGGCTATGGTGATTCCATTTAACCTTGTTGAGGGGTTGATATTTGCAATTGCTTTCTATTTCGTGTATATTGCAAGTAAGTCTATTTTAGAAAGATATCAACACTAA
- a CDS encoding tRNA (cytidine(34)-2'-O)-methyltransferase, whose amino-acid sequence MRKEILNPTYKEENSRNHVVLFQPQIPQNTGNIARTCAATNAPLHIIKPMGFPIDDRKMKRAGLDYWDKLDVRFYDSLEDFITQCQGKLHLISKFADKVYSEETYADDQPHYFLFGREDTGLPEAFMREHTEKALRIPMNDDHVRSLNVSNTVCMIVYEALRQQEFKGLDLSHTYQRDKLK is encoded by the coding sequence ATGAGAAAAGAAATCCTTAACCCAACCTATAAAGAAGAAAATAGTCGTAACCATGTCGTTTTATTTCAACCACAAATCCCCCAAAATACAGGAAATATTGCGAGAACTTGTGCAGCGACCAACGCTCCTCTTCACATTATTAAGCCTATGGGCTTCCCTATTGACGATCGTAAAATGAAACGGGCTGGTCTGGATTACTGGGATAAGCTAGATGTGCGTTTTTATGATAGCTTAGAAGATTTTATTACTCAATGTCAGGGGAAACTACATCTGATTAGCAAGTTTGCAGACAAGGTTTATTCTGAGGAAACCTATGCTGATGATCAGCCTCATTATTTCTTGTTTGGCCGTGAAGACACGGGTTTGCCGGAAGCATTTATGCGAGAACATACAGAGAAGGCATTGCGTATTCCTATGAATGATGACCACGTTCGTAGTTTGAATGTCTCCAATACGGTCTGCATGATTGTTTATGAAGCATTGAGACAACAGGAATTCAAAGGTCTTGACTTGAGCCATACTTATCAGCGTGATAAGTTAAAATAG
- a CDS encoding FecCD family ABC transporter permease, with product MKSFKQVAPFYLGLFLLLLGLILISLSIGESNMSLLSVIKILLRESNSAMTLIITKIRLPRILAACVGGGSLSLSGLLLQSLTRNPLADSGILGINTGAGVTLAIFVSFSSLNQTILSQFLPLFAMFGASLTILSVYQLSLTKQGKINPTRLMITGVGVTTMLSSLMVALVGNVNRYKVDLVINWLSGQITGDNWPTLTLIAPLLILLWLVVFYQAHHLNIMNLSDDTAIGLGLALNAQRLVTLALATALASLSVLLVGNISFIGLMAGHISKRLVGNDHRLTIPTSLFIGMLILLIADTVGRVYLVGSNIQTGILVSLIGAPYFLYLMAKTK from the coding sequence TTGAAATCGTTTAAACAAGTAGCTCCTTTTTACTTGGGATTGTTCCTTCTTCTTTTAGGACTTATCTTGATATCCTTGTCTATAGGAGAGTCCAATATGTCTCTCCTTAGTGTGATCAAGATTTTACTAAGAGAATCCAACAGTGCCATGACCTTAATCATCACTAAGATTCGTCTACCGAGAATTCTAGCAGCTTGTGTTGGAGGGGGCTCACTTTCTCTATCAGGACTTTTGCTACAAAGCTTGACACGAAATCCTTTAGCTGATTCTGGTATTTTAGGGATTAATACGGGAGCAGGGGTTACACTTGCTATCTTTGTTTCTTTTTCTTCCCTTAATCAGACTATCCTTAGTCAGTTCCTCCCTTTATTTGCCATGTTTGGCGCTAGCCTAACGATTTTGAGTGTCTACCAGCTCTCACTAACCAAGCAAGGAAAAATCAACCCTACCCGCTTGATGATTACGGGTGTTGGGGTCACCACCATGTTGTCCAGCTTAATGGTCGCTTTAGTCGGCAATGTCAATCGCTACAAAGTTGATTTGGTGATTAACTGGTTGAGTGGTCAAATTACGGGCGACAATTGGCCAACCCTGACACTCATTGCTCCACTGCTCATTCTGCTTTGGCTAGTGGTTTTTTATCAAGCACACCACCTTAACATCATGAACTTATCCGACGATACCGCTATTGGACTTGGTCTAGCCTTAAATGCTCAACGGTTAGTAACATTGGCATTAGCTACTGCTCTTGCCTCCTTGAGCGTACTTTTGGTTGGCAATATTAGTTTTATCGGCCTAATGGCAGGCCATATCAGCAAACGTCTTGTTGGAAACGACCACCGCTTAACCATACCTACTAGCTTATTCATCGGTATGCTAATCCTTCTGATTGCAGATACAGTAGGACGAGTCTATCTCGTTGGCAGTAATATCCAAACAGGCATCTTAGTATCGCTAATTGGAGCACCATACTTCCTTTACTTAATGGCAAAAACAAAATAA
- a CDS encoding phosphatase PAP2 family protein — MKNKQNHFLIASFALLIFVMIGYTVKFFPESLTSLDSSIQTAIRGTLPQSVTRFFRLITVFGNVTTQLLVVTVSVIAFLFIKWKMEALLVLSNGFVAALLISSFKLLYQRPRPSIEHLVYAGGFSFPSGHAMGSMLIFGSLLIVCHQRIKSRPLQVAVAALFVTLILLIGLSRVYLGVHYPSDVLAGFILGFGILHFLYPCYDQKRFEWRFLLKQD; from the coding sequence ATGAAAAATAAACAAAACCACTTTTTAATAGCTTCTTTTGCCCTACTGATTTTTGTCATGATTGGCTATACGGTTAAATTTTTCCCTGAGAGTTTGACGTCGCTTGATAGCAGTATTCAAACTGCTATAAGGGGGACGCTTCCTCAGAGCGTGACCCGTTTTTTTAGGCTCATCACAGTATTTGGAAATGTAACGACACAACTTCTTGTAGTGACTGTATCAGTGATTGCTTTCCTCTTCATAAAGTGGAAAATGGAAGCCCTTTTAGTTTTGTCAAACGGTTTTGTGGCTGCTTTATTGATTTCAAGTTTTAAATTATTGTATCAACGACCAAGGCCAAGCATTGAACACCTGGTTTATGCGGGTGGTTTCTCTTTCCCAAGTGGTCATGCTATGGGGAGCATGTTGATTTTCGGAAGTCTGTTAATTGTTTGCCATCAGCGCATCAAATCAAGACCCCTACAAGTAGCAGTAGCTGCTTTGTTTGTGACCTTGATCTTATTGATAGGCCTGTCTCGTGTTTATTTGGGTGTCCATTATCCAAGCGATGTCTTAGCAGGATTTATTTTAGGGTTTGGGATTCTTCATTTCCTCTATCCTTGTTATGATCAAAAACGCTTTGAATGGCGGTTCCTCTTAAAACAGGACTAG
- the pflA gene encoding pyruvate formate-lyase-activating protein, translated as MTEIDYGQVTGMMHSTESFGSVDGPGIRFIIFLQGCKMRCQYCHNPDTWEMETNNSKLRTVNDVLKEALQYKHFWGKKGGITVSGGEAMLQIDFITALFTEAKKLGIHTTLDTCGFAYRPTPEYHEVLDKLLAVTDLILLDLKEIDEEQHKIVTRQPNQNILEFARYLSDKQIPVWIRHVLVPGLTDIDDHLVRLGEFVKTLKNVDKFEVLPYHTMGEFKWRELGIPYQLEGVKPPTKERVQNAKNLMQTESYTEYMNRIHQS; from the coding sequence ATGACTGAGATAGATTATGGACAAGTAACAGGAATGATGCATTCGACAGAAAGCTTTGGTTCTGTGGATGGCCCAGGAATCCGTTTTATCATTTTCTTGCAAGGTTGTAAAATGCGTTGCCAGTATTGCCATAATCCGGACACTTGGGAGATGGAAACCAATAACTCAAAACTTAGAACCGTTAATGACGTTTTAAAAGAAGCCCTTCAGTATAAACATTTTTGGGGGAAAAAAGGTGGTATTACAGTTTCAGGTGGTGAAGCTATGCTCCAAATTGACTTTATCACTGCCTTGTTCACTGAGGCAAAAAAACTAGGCATCCATACGACACTGGATACCTGTGGTTTTGCTTATAGACCTACACCTGAATACCATGAGGTTCTGGACAAATTACTGGCAGTGACAGATTTAATCCTATTAGACCTGAAAGAAATTGATGAAGAGCAGCATAAGATTGTGACGCGTCAGCCTAATCAAAATATTTTGGAATTTGCTAGGTATTTATCCGACAAGCAGATTCCTGTCTGGATTCGCCATGTTTTAGTGCCGGGATTGACCGATATTGACGATCATTTGGTACGATTGGGTGAGTTTGTAAAGACCTTGAAAAATGTCGATAAATTTGAAGTTTTGCCCTATCATACTATGGGAGAATTCAAATGGCGTGAACTAGGCATTCCTTACCAGCTGGAAGGGGTTAAACCACCGACCAAGGAAAGGGTTCAAAATGCCAAAAACTTGATGCAAACCGAGTCTTATACAGAATACATGAATCGGATTCATCAGTCATAA
- a CDS encoding tRNA (mnm(5)s(2)U34)-methyltransferase, with the protein MIKRPIHLSHDFLAEVMDKSSVVVDATMGNGNDTAFLAQSAKKVYAFDVQEQAIRKTSERLAQLGLSNAELILAGHEAVDEYVTEPVRAAIFNLGYLPSADKSVITLPATTLLALSKILKLLEVGGRVAIMVYYGHEGGDMEKDALLDFVRQLDQRLVSAMLYQPLNQVNTPPFLVMLEKLADF; encoded by the coding sequence ATGATAAAACGCCCTATTCACCTCTCGCATGACTTTTTAGCGGAGGTTATGGATAAGTCTAGTGTGGTTGTGGATGCCACGATGGGCAATGGGAATGATACTGCCTTTTTGGCACAATCAGCGAAAAAAGTTTATGCTTTTGATGTGCAAGAACAAGCTATTAGAAAAACCAGTGAGCGGTTAGCGCAGCTAGGCTTATCAAATGCTGAGCTTATTTTAGCGGGTCATGAAGCGGTTGATGAGTATGTGACAGAGCCGGTGCGTGCAGCTATTTTCAACCTTGGTTATTTACCCAGTGCGGATAAGTCTGTGATTACCTTACCAGCTACCACATTATTAGCTTTATCAAAAATCCTAAAGCTTTTGGAAGTTGGTGGTCGGGTTGCTATCATGGTTTATTATGGGCATGAGGGTGGCGATATGGAAAAAGATGCCTTGCTCGATTTTGTGCGGCAGTTGGATCAGCGTTTGGTTTCTGCCATGCTCTACCAGCCTCTCAATCAAGTCAATACACCACCTTTTTTAGTGATGTTAGAGAAATTAGCAGATTTCTAG
- a CDS encoding iron ABC transporter permease, with translation MHKSPDYIYLPTQKTKRVTKSQTFWLLFALISLSLVLAIYCNLRFGAIHLSHQDISRIFLGKQGGHEANVLLDIRIPRLMAAALVGAALAVSGAIMQGITRNPIAEPGLLGINSGAGLALVLAYAFVPHLHYSLIILLSLLGSCLAAALVFGLSYQARKGYHQLRLVLAGAMVSILLSALGQGITNYYHLANAIIGWQAGGLVGVNWQMVAYIAPLVVAGLVLAQLLSYHLTILSLSDYQSKALGQRTKLMSVIFMLLVLLLSSAAVAIAGSISFVGLMVPHLIKVFAAKNYRQIIPLSALLGASFMLWVDFACRNLNPPYETPLSALVSLVGFPCFLWLLRKGGTH, from the coding sequence ATGCATAAGTCACCTGATTACATCTATTTACCTACTCAAAAAACTAAAAGAGTCACTAAGTCACAGACTTTTTGGCTTCTTTTTGCTCTTATCAGCCTAAGCTTAGTCCTTGCCATCTATTGCAATCTTCGCTTCGGAGCCATTCATCTATCTCATCAGGATATCAGCCGTATTTTTCTCGGAAAGCAAGGAGGCCATGAGGCCAATGTCCTTCTTGATATTCGTATCCCTCGACTAATGGCTGCTGCTTTAGTTGGGGCTGCCCTCGCTGTTTCTGGTGCAATTATGCAGGGCATCACGCGCAACCCTATTGCTGAGCCTGGCCTCTTGGGTATTAATTCTGGCGCTGGATTAGCCTTGGTTTTGGCGTACGCTTTTGTGCCCCATCTGCACTACTCTCTCATTATTCTGCTGTCTTTGTTGGGTTCTTGCCTTGCAGCTGCTTTAGTATTTGGACTTTCTTACCAAGCTAGAAAAGGCTATCATCAGCTTCGCCTTGTTCTGGCAGGAGCTATGGTTTCCATACTGCTATCAGCACTAGGTCAAGGTATCACTAATTACTATCATCTGGCTAATGCCATTATCGGTTGGCAAGCAGGAGGATTAGTCGGCGTTAACTGGCAGATGGTGGCCTACATAGCACCTCTTGTCGTGGCCGGCCTTGTCCTTGCACAGCTCTTATCTTATCACCTCACTATTCTTAGTTTGAGCGACTATCAGTCAAAGGCTCTTGGCCAAAGGACCAAGTTGATGAGTGTCATCTTTATGCTCTTGGTTCTTCTATTATCTTCGGCAGCTGTGGCTATCGCTGGAAGTATTTCCTTTGTTGGTCTGATGGTTCCTCATCTCATCAAGGTCTTTGCTGCCAAAAATTATCGCCAGATTATCCCCCTATCTGCCTTATTAGGAGCTAGTTTCATGCTATGGGTTGATTTTGCATGCCGCAATCTCAATCCTCCTTATGAAACACCCCTATCTGCCCTCGTTAGTCTGGTTGGTTTTCCGTGTTTCTTATGGTTGCTTAGAAAAGGAGGTACTCATTGA
- a CDS encoding iron-hydroxamate ABC transporter substrate-binding protein, protein MKKLALLLTLCLTTITLVACGNQTSSKPNSSSNSLSSMPKIAGMTYYGDIPSQPKRVVSLASTYTGYLKKLDLNLVGVTSYDKKNPVLAKTIKKAKQVAATDLEAITALEPDVIVVGSTEENIKQLAEIAPVILIEYRKRDYLQVFSDFGRVFNKEKETAKWQKDWETKTAAYEKEVKAVTGDKATFTIMGLYEKEIYLFGKDWGRGGEIIHQAFHYDAPEKVKQDVFKQGYLSLSQEVLPDYIGDYVVVAAEDDKTGSALYESDLWKSLPAVQKNHVIKVNANVFYFTDPLSLEYQLKTLRKAILSSESNA, encoded by the coding sequence ATGAAAAAATTAGCCCTACTATTAACACTTTGTTTGACAACCATTACCTTAGTTGCCTGTGGTAATCAAACAAGCAGTAAGCCAAATTCCAGTTCAAATAGCCTATCAAGTATGCCAAAAATTGCTGGCATGACCTACTATGGAGATATTCCTAGCCAACCAAAGCGAGTGGTTAGTCTGGCTTCCACTTATACTGGTTACCTCAAAAAATTAGATTTAAACTTAGTCGGTGTCACTTCTTACGACAAGAAAAACCCTGTCCTTGCTAAGACGATTAAAAAAGCTAAACAAGTGGCTGCGACTGATTTAGAAGCTATCACTGCATTAGAACCTGATGTTATTGTGGTGGGCTCTACAGAAGAAAATATCAAACAATTGGCAGAAATCGCTCCTGTTATTTTGATTGAATACCGTAAACGGGATTATCTCCAAGTCTTCTCGGACTTTGGACGTGTCTTTAACAAAGAAAAAGAAACAGCCAAATGGCAAAAAGACTGGGAAACAAAAACAGCAGCTTATGAAAAAGAGGTCAAGGCTGTTACAGGTGACAAAGCAACATTTACCATTATGGGACTTTACGAAAAAGAGATTTACCTCTTCGGTAAAGACTGGGGACGCGGTGGGGAGATTATCCACCAAGCTTTCCACTATGATGCTCCTGAAAAAGTCAAACAGGATGTCTTTAAACAAGGCTACCTGTCTCTATCCCAAGAAGTCCTTCCAGACTACATTGGAGATTATGTAGTGGTTGCTGCTGAAGACGACAAGACTGGCTCCGCCTTATATGAAAGCGATCTTTGGAAATCTCTTCCAGCCGTTCAGAAAAATCACGTCATTAAAGTCAATGCTAATGTCTTTTATTTTACAGACCCACTGTCTTTGGAATACCAATTGAAGACCTTACGAAAGGCAATTCTCTCAAGTGAAAGTAATGCATAA
- a CDS encoding manganese-dependent inorganic pyrophosphatase — protein MSKILVFGHQNPDTDAIASSYGFDYLSQKAFGLDTEVVALGTPNEETAFALDYFGVEAPRVVESAKAEGAEQVILTDHNEFQQSIADIREVEVYGVVDHHRVANFETGNPLYMRVEPVGSASSIVYRMFKENGIDVPKAIAGMLLSGLISDTLLLKSPTTHVSDHRVAEELAELAEVNLETYGMSLLKAGTNLASKSEAELIDIDAKTFELNGNAVRVAQVNTVDISEVLERQEAIEAAMKDAMAAEGYSDFVLMVTDIVNSNSEILALGANMDKVEAAFNFTLDNNHAFLAGAVSRKKQVVPQLTESFGA, from the coding sequence ATGTCAAAAATTTTAGTTTTTGGTCACCAAAATCCTGATACGGATGCCATCGCATCGTCATATGGCTTTGATTACTTGTCACAAAAAGCCTTCGGCTTGGATACTGAAGTGGTAGCTTTAGGAACTCCTAACGAAGAAACAGCTTTTGCCCTTGATTATTTTGGTGTTGAAGCACCGCGTGTGGTTGAATCTGCTAAAGCAGAAGGGGCTGAACAAGTGATTTTGACAGACCACAATGAGTTTCAACAATCTATTGCAGATATCCGTGAGGTTGAAGTCTATGGTGTGGTAGACCATCACCGTGTGGCAAACTTTGAGACTGGTAATCCATTGTATATGCGAGTGGAACCTGTCGGTTCTGCCTCATCTATTGTTTACCGTATGTTTAAAGAAAATGGTATTGATGTCCCTAAAGCGATTGCTGGAATGCTCTTGTCTGGTTTGATTTCAGATACCTTGTTATTGAAATCTCCAACGACTCATGTGTCTGACCATCGTGTCGCTGAAGAATTGGCAGAGCTAGCAGAAGTCAACTTGGAAACTTACGGCATGTCTCTTCTAAAAGCTGGTACAAACCTTGCAAGCAAATCAGAAGCAGAATTGATTGATATTGATGCTAAAACATTTGAATTAAATGGGAATGCTGTACGCGTGGCACAAGTAAACACTGTTGACATTTCAGAAGTTTTAGAACGTCAAGAAGCTATTGAAGCAGCGATGAAAGATGCTATGGCTGCAGAAGGTTATTCAGATTTTGTCTTAATGGTAACTGATATTGTTAACTCAAACTCTGAAATCTTAGCTCTTGGTGCTAACATGGATAAGGTGGAAGCAGCCTTTAACTTCACTCTTGACAACAATCATGCCTTCTTAGCAGGTGCCGTTTCTCGTAAGAAACAAGTGGTTCCACAATTGACAGAAAGTTTTGGAGCTTAA
- a CDS encoding DUF1803 domain-containing protein, translating into MITVFHSDKLTRQSFFQDLINYLDQHDHVILRDIKKAFPNITGIDKAIESYVQAGYIRRENKRYGTNLPMVTSDQQLALDTMLFVDTCSVKYEDFLAVTFETQLANQTNQVIIKEKTNITRNQLTLANYFYRLKRGEKPSAEQMDLYKLLGDVNQEYALKYMTTFLLKFTRKDLVMQKRPDIFVEALVKLGYLVQVEPTKYQLLMTLDKENLTFTAP; encoded by the coding sequence ATGATAACAGTATTTCATTCAGATAAGCTCACCAGACAATCTTTTTTTCAAGACCTTATCAATTATCTCGACCAGCATGATCACGTTATTCTACGTGATATCAAAAAAGCCTTTCCTAATATCACAGGTATTGACAAGGCTATTGAAAGTTACGTTCAAGCTGGCTATATTCGCCGTGAAAATAAGCGTTACGGCACCAATCTTCCCATGGTGACTTCTGATCAGCAACTAGCCTTAGACACCATGCTTTTTGTGGACACCTGTTCAGTTAAGTATGAGGATTTTTTAGCGGTCACCTTTGAGACTCAGTTAGCTAACCAGACCAATCAAGTGATCATCAAGGAAAAGACCAACATCACGAGAAATCAGTTGACTCTAGCTAATTATTTTTATCGTCTCAAAAGAGGTGAAAAACCATCAGCTGAGCAGATGGATCTGTACAAACTCTTGGGAGATGTGAATCAGGAATACGCCCTTAAATACATGACCACCTTCTTACTTAAATTCACGCGTAAAGACCTTGTGATGCAAAAACGGCCGGATATTTTTGTGGAAGCCTTAGTCAAGCTTGGGTATTTGGTACAGGTAGAGCCTACAAAATACCAGCTGCTAATGACCTTGGATAAAGAAAATTTAACCTTTACAGCACCATAG
- a CDS encoding TIGR01212 family radical SAM protein (This family includes YhcC from E. coli K-12, an uncharacterized radical SAM protein.), which yields MKKRYQTLNDYYRTLFGAKIFKVPIDAGFDCPNRDGTVAHGGCTFCTVSGSGDAIVAPDAPIREQFYKEIDFMHRKWPEVKQYLVYFQNFTNTHDKVEVIRERYEQAINEPGVVGINIGTRPDCLPDETIAYLAELAERMHVTVELGLQTTYEKTSEVINRAHSYDLYKETVKRLRQYPKIEIVSHLINGLPGETHEMMLDNVRRCVTDNDIQGIKLHLLHLMTNTRMQRDYHEGRLQLLSQEDYVSIICDQLEIIPKHIVIHRITGDAPRDMLIGPMWSLNKWEVLNAIDKEMERRGSWQGCKADRQLYAQG from the coding sequence ATGAAGAAACGATACCAGACTTTGAACGATTACTATCGCACCCTTTTCGGGGCAAAAATTTTTAAAGTACCTATTGATGCGGGATTTGATTGCCCTAACCGTGATGGAACGGTGGCTCATGGTGGTTGTACTTTTTGCACAGTTTCAGGTTCTGGAGATGCTATTGTAGCACCAGATGCTCCGATTCGGGAACAATTTTACAAAGAAATTGACTTTATGCACCGAAAATGGCCAGAAGTTAAGCAGTACTTGGTTTACTTCCAAAATTTTACGAATACCCATGATAAAGTTGAGGTGATTCGAGAACGTTACGAGCAAGCCATCAATGAACCGGGAGTCGTTGGTATTAACATTGGGACAAGGCCTGACTGTCTACCGGATGAGACCATTGCTTACTTAGCAGAATTAGCAGAGCGCATGCACGTCACGGTGGAATTGGGATTACAAACGACCTATGAAAAGACATCTGAAGTGATTAACAGAGCTCATTCCTACGATCTCTACAAAGAGACGGTGAAGCGGCTAAGGCAATACCCTAAGATTGAGATTGTGTCTCATTTGATTAATGGATTGCCAGGTGAGACACATGAGATGATGCTAGACAACGTCAGACGTTGTGTGACAGATAATGATATTCAGGGAATCAAACTTCATTTGTTGCACTTGATGACCAATACTAGAATGCAAAGGGATTACCATGAGGGACGCTTGCAGTTGCTGAGTCAAGAGGACTATGTTTCCATTATTTGTGACCAATTAGAAATTATTCCTAAGCACATTGTGATTCATCGTATTACAGGAGATGCCCCACGTGACATGTTGATTGGCCCTATGTGGAGCCTAAATAAGTGGGAAGTACTGAATGCCATTGACAAAGAAATGGAGAGACGTGGCAGTTGGCAGGGATGTAAGGCTGACCGACAGCTATATGCCCAAGGATGA
- a CDS encoding hemolysin family protein, producing MEDPVSQPLVIQFLVLFILTLLNAFFSASEMALVSLNRSRVEQKAADGDKKYARLLRVLEEPNHFLSTIQVGITFISLLSGASLSASLGKVISGWLGGSATAQTAGGIISLIFLTYVSIVLGELYPKRIAMNLKDKLAIVSAPIIIGLGKVVSPFVWLLSASTNLLSRITPMTFDDADEQMTRDEIEYMLSNSEATLDAEEIEMLQGIFSLDEMMAREVMVPRTDAFMIDINDDPLENIQEILKQSFSRIPVYDVDKDKIIGLIHTKRLLESGFRQGFENIDMRKILQEPLFVPETIFVDDLLRQLRNTQNQMAILLDEYGGVAGLVTLEDLLEEIVGEIDDETDKAEQFVHEIGENTYIVVGTMTLNEFNEYFDTELESDDVDTIAGFYLTGIGTIPSQEQKEAYEIDSQDKHLVLINDKVKDGRITKLKLILSNIEQIIEED from the coding sequence ATGGAAGACCCTGTGAGTCAGCCTTTAGTCATTCAATTTTTAGTATTATTTATTTTAACCTTGTTGAATGCCTTCTTCTCAGCTAGCGAGATGGCATTAGTCTCTTTGAACCGCTCTCGTGTAGAGCAAAAAGCTGCTGATGGTGATAAGAAATATGCTCGTTTATTACGAGTATTAGAAGAACCTAACCACTTTTTGTCAACCATCCAGGTTGGCATTACCTTTATTAGTCTCCTATCAGGGGCTAGTTTATCAGCTTCCCTTGGAAAGGTAATTTCAGGTTGGTTAGGAGGTTCAGCGACTGCCCAAACAGCAGGTGGAATCATCTCTTTGATTTTCTTAACTTACGTTTCGATTGTTTTGGGAGAATTATATCCAAAACGGATTGCCATGAACCTTAAAGACAAGCTGGCAATTGTCTCGGCTCCTATCATCATTGGACTGGGTAAGGTGGTAAGCCCCTTCGTTTGGCTCCTGTCAGCATCAACGAACTTGTTGAGCCGCATTACTCCAATGACCTTTGATGACGCGGATGAGCAAATGACGCGTGATGAAATTGAATACATGTTATCAAACAGTGAGGCAACTCTGGATGCTGAAGAAATTGAAATGTTACAGGGGATTTTCTCGCTAGATGAAATGATGGCGCGTGAAGTCATGGTTCCAAGAACAGATGCCTTCATGATTGACATTAATGATGACCCGCTTGAGAATATTCAAGAAATTTTAAAACAAAGTTTTTCGCGTATTCCTGTCTATGATGTGGACAAGGACAAGATTATTGGCTTGATTCACACCAAGCGCTTGTTAGAATCAGGTTTCCGTCAGGGCTTTGAAAACATTGATATGCGAAAGATTTTACAGGAACCTCTGTTTGTTCCTGAGACGATTTTTGTGGATGACCTTTTACGTCAGCTGCGCAACACCCAAAATCAAATGGCCATCTTGCTGGATGAATATGGGGGTGTGGCTGGTTTAGTTACTTTAGAAGACCTGCTTGAAGAAATTGTTGGTGAAATTGATGATGAAACCGATAAGGCTGAACAATTTGTGCATGAAATTGGGGAAAACACCTATATTGTTGTTGGTACCATGACGCTAAATGAATTCAATGAGTATTTTGATACGGAATTGGAGTCAGATGATGTGGATACCATCGCTGGTTTTTATTTGACTGGTATCGGAACCATTCCAAGCCAGGAACAAAAAGAAGCCTACGAAATAGATAGCCAAGACAAACACTTGGTCCTTATCAATGATAAGGTCAAAGATGGGCGTATCACGAAATTAAAATTAATCCTGTCTAATATAGAACAGATTATTGAGGAAGACTAG